The window tttgtactcaccccactcttactttttacagaagaagacccggacttcgtaccagacgacgccgagtagggttatcgttctacacccaaccttgcctgtggaaccggccctgttgagatgcctccgctgtcgcagtactctgagcccgtagtagaccctatgtggtttgcggtctggtgttatgtcataacctggttaattattattatcatctgtatcgagtgtccgccaaggtttgtaaggttttgaaccatctgatgtaataaatgtggcatcagcctcctgggactgatgttttgtatcacatttaagtcttctcttatgaggggacgcttcactgagtgaccatagtgtacatccattttcaaatgaccatgtccatgctcaagttactaagccttaacccctcttaatagtgcgatcactacaaaactataaaacctatactaacctaagtgtccttctcaaccttgtgacacttaggactagaaagatccttagctttgacatatataagttgaaaaccgagatcgccttttagaatgaccgaaattgaggggcctcttttgacatatgaccaaatgagcgataatgatctattaagctgcacaaactcattagtcacaataatggttgtcattaatcaccgaaacatacattgagggcctagatgcttacactaTGGTGGTGAgtgaaaggaatcgggtgctcgtagcttaagagggggagggggtgaattaggcaaactaaaaaccttaacctcaagctccaactaatttgcacataaattaaattaagtcatactatctagatgtgcaactagtgtttttctagtgtgaaaaccctcataaaaaaagagttatgcaacatatagccaatcctatcaagatactactctatgaaaataaaggcacacaaaaaTTGCAATAAGTAAATTCAGAAGCTTaagggagggatgagaggatgcaaactctttgacacgaggatttatcccgtggtacggttagccacaaaggcacacctacatccacgttgttgaagaactcacaaagagtattgctttcggcaatcaagtctcttttgtgaacacaatcacagtcaccttgatcccgctttccactaaggagcttcaccaagaagggtgggggtctccacgtcccacgcacaaagatgtcgacgccgctccacaccaagccggagggtcgttgacgtttgccaccgagccaccaagactccaaggatggtcGGCACACCGAGTACAAGTTTGAGCAGCTCTCTAGCACAACACACAAGGCACACAACCTTACTCTCACACTCAAACTtgagctagcctagcactctCACTAACAAAGTTTGTGCTAAACCTAAGAATTTGATCATTAAGCActttggttggcttggaggtgttcttggatgtgtgtgggacttctttgaactccagcaactccaaaatggctGGGGTGAGGCGCTTAAATAGCCCACCAAGTTGAACTAGCCATTTGGAGCCGTTATGCCCTTTTATGCGtaggcgtcggatcatccggtctcTCACAGACCAAACGGTAGACGTTACACTCTGAAAAGTGTTATGCTGACGCAATTAGTCTGACgggggcgtcggatcatccggtgctgaaggcaaATTCCTGGAAtcccaaaacatgctctctggtgaTTACTCCGATGATTAGTCCAATGGGCGTTGGACTATCCGGTTCTAAAGAAGTTTTTCCAACCTgagaaacatgctctctggacgtTGTTCCGATGCTTAGTCCGACGCTACTTGTATGCActcgtcggatcatccggtttCACTATGCTTCTTTAGATGCAACCAGAACCTGTCAGAATTAGCCCGGTCCTATGCGACCGGTTATTCCGACGGGAGGGTCTTCGGATAGTCCGACGGTCCACCGGATATTCCGATCCCTTCGGAGTTTTCTGCAATCTCTGTTTTTTTACTTGCACTTGCCCAACTCGTCGCAGCAGTCATTTGGATACTCCAAATATATCCCTGCTTTTTCACTGCGCCTTGAGTGTCTCAACGATGGTCTGGACGTCTCAACGGTGAATTGGACATCTCGACGATGAATTGGACGTCTCAACGGTGAATTGGACATCTCGACAGTGAATTGGACGTCTCGGATATGATTTGGACTCCATCCAAGGGAACTAAAgaatcctacaaatatgatcttgcaaactcattagtcttattgattgcgttgtcacgcgatcactaaaatcacttgaaatggcctaaatggggccatgttcgttacagtgaGAAGTGAATCTTCCCTAATGTTTGGCGATGAATTGGTTCTATTTACATATGAGAGCTTTGCTTGCTGAGATTTTATATCTCACCCCTTTTTTATCATCTTACCGTGATGGATGGATGTTTTGCTTGGGGAATTGGGAAGTAGCAGCACGTCACACACTTCTCTTAAATCAAAACTATCCAATCCTATGACGTAATAATTAAGTTCTTCTCTAAGAGAGTTGTTTGTTGCATAAGGTTGTCTCAGATTTGTTAAGCCTTGCCTCTAATCGTTTGGATATGCTAGGATTCTTCGTTCATGCTAGTGTGCTTTATCTGTTTATGTATCTCTTGTGTTGTTGCTTCCACGAAGTCTCTATTTTGGGGAAGATGCTGTCAAAATCTTTGCCTCTTGGGTAAATGTTTAAAGTGTTTTAGTAGCATCCTAGATTGGTAAAAACCTGGGTGTTACaatgtgtcaccatgtattcatgtatgatggaagagataagaatactcattcacaaacaaatgatttaattaaatatatatcaaacacacatgaagatgtattttagagtatgtgttaaaatatttaatagatgaaagagggcgtgagatagataattataattattagttaTAAGTTttacttttatattaattctaattagcccatGCAGGGCcggggttgatagactagtatgTGATACTAATTATTAGGTCCATAATTACTTTGGAGTACCGAAGCAAAGTTCTTCTAAATAGCATCTACTTTAAATTGGAGTACTTCACAAATGAAACGGTCTGTATGTAAGTTGCTAAGATATTGAACTTGTCCATACTAGGTCACTCAGGTTAAAAGCGACAAGTTTGTTTTAAAATCTTTTCTGGAACAGTTCTCTTTAAAaaattgtgtcaagattcttcACGTAAGTTGCATATAACCCTTTTTGTGAAGAATTTTACTCTTTCACGCATGAGCAACCCTGTCTTAGCCGTATTAATGTGACCCTAGGCTTGGTTGGTTCTTGGTTGTCACTTTGGGCCAAAATCTTAGGGGCGTCTCCATGTATTGCGTACGGAGAATTGAAGTatatagagaaaaaaaaagatatgagCGGGGAGTGAACCTGAGCATCTCCATTTACGTACGCGAAGATCTGAGCGTTTAATTCCCGGGGCTTATTCAGGAGGCACATTAGCTGGGACCCCAACGACCCCGTTATTAGAGGTCCAGCGAAATGGATTGCTCACTGACTCAGTACTCTCTCAATAAACCAGCACACCTGTAGAATTTTCTTGACTTTTGAGTCTGACGACAGAGACAGAATTTAAATGTCCACCTGACTAACTAACTTGAACTTTGATGTAAAGTAGTGATGCTACAACAACATTAATCGAAAGATGCAAAGGGCCAGTGAGTAGATCTTCTTGTCAGTCTACTGCAAGCCTGAAACCTGAAAACAGAATTACTGAACCGTGTCCTGAAACTGTCTGCTGTGTTTCTTTTTGAACGTAATGAAACTGTGCGGTGTGGCTTGTTACTTAAGACGCCTACTCAAACTTTGAGCACGAACAATGCTGAGCGTTCTTCACGGTGAAAAGCTCGCCAGTCTCCTACAAAACCATATATGCATTTTAGTTTTAAGGCTTCAATTAATCATGTACCAACCAATGCACAGCAAAATGTGGAGGCTTTGAGAAATAGGATCTCGATTAATACTCACAGTGATCACAGTTCATCTTTAACAGACTCTGGTTCAGgttcttgctcctccatgacATCATTCTCAGCTGCCACATCATCTACAGCAGCTTCACCAGGTTTGGAGCCcttgttcttcttgatgaaATCGATGATCTCCTCAGCTGTCCTTCCACCTTCGTACGGTAGGAGGTTTCCCGCGGATGAGTAGAAATACATGGTTGGATATCCATCGACTGCAAAATCTGGTGGTATGTCGTTGGTGGTAGCATCCTGCAAAGCAAAATGGAATTGAGGTAGACGAATATAACTTTTTTGCTTAACGAAGCATTGTGTTAATCTGGGACTTGGACACTGCACTAATTTAACATATGCCTGACTGATCCTGTGACGTTCAGCAGTTTCATCTAAGATTCTAGACTCTATAATGAAATCTAACCATTATAATTCGCTTGAATTCATTTTCAATCATATATCCTCTTACAATTTATTAGCACACTAGCTTCTTATTATCCAGCCTAGCAGAATGGTTGCAGAAGACGCACTAAATAAAGTATGCATATCAAGCATGCTGATCGTGAATATATCAAATGGGAAGTGAGGCAATGAAGAAAGACGATTCCATCAGGTTCCTATTGGACATTACCATCTTTGCAATGATCACATCTTCATCATTCTGCAACAAAACTGCAACTTCGTCCAAGGTTGGGGCCAGCTTCTGACAATGGCCACACCACGGTGCATAAAACTCAAGAAGCACTGCAACAAAAATATCAGTTATTCGTAACCAACTCATTAATTCTTAAAATTGAAATGGCAACAAAATAAGCACCACACATCTAGTAAAATACTTGGTATGGTATGTAAACAAAAGCTTCCTTAAGCAACAAGTCATAGTGTAAAGAGCAAACCATTTTTGCCAGAGTTGAAAACCACATCGTCGATACTATCAGCGACGACAACTTTAACAGGTTGGTCGTTGACCACCGGAATCGGATCTGACTTAACATGTGGTAATAAGGTGCCATCCTACGTGAACCAGACCCAAAGTCAGTTCCAGAAAACAGCAAAGAGGTCAACGGAGATAGACTTCAAGCTGATACACTGATACAAGAGAACTCCAAACGAAAATGAGCATGATAAACTGCAGAGGTCTTACCGTGTACTCTTTCAGCCAGGGTAAGATTTGATCAGGTTCCACAGttggtttgatatattttgtaGTGGACACTTGTATGAAGAGGAGGGGCACTTCACTTTCTTTGAGCCCAAAATACTGCAGGGTTTGTACCAGAAAGTGATCAGATGAATAATGTAAAAACTATAAAGTCAAAAGGCAAATAGCTCAAGTTTctaaagattaaagatgacctGTAAAGCACCCTGTGCGTCAGTAACATCACCGATCAGAAAACTTATGTTCTTCTCACCATATTGTTTTGCAGCTTCATAAAACTGACTCTTAAAGGCCTCAATCCTGTCATCATCGAAGCTCAGGAAAAGCATAGCCTGTTCAACAAGATTAGGAGAGCAGTTCACGAGACAATTGAAATACAAGGGAAGCAAGGAAGAGCTAATATGTTGAACAGAAGAAGCAAATAAAACATGATAGATACTAGAAGTAAGCAAGTAACAGACAGAGATACTATATATTTTACAAGTACATAGACCATCAAGACCCAAACAACATGTTAAAGGAACAAATCATGACAGACAGGGCAAACAGTCAAGAAATAGGATATAGCATTTGTAAAGAATTAACTTACTTTGGTACCATCATTCTCGAAGTATTTGAGGAGGTATTTGTGATTTGTTGGATGGGTGTCATAGGTAACTACAGTTGGAAAACCAGAAACTTCGATAAACTTTTGTAGTGCATCTTTGTCAAAAtcctgcaaaaagaaaaagggaccaTGTGTTACCAGGAGAGAAAACGTTATAGCCTTTTTCAAATAGATCAGCATCAGATGATGCCCAACAATGTATCAAACTTGAGGCATCAAACTGTACCTGGGAATCAACAAAGAGCTCATCGAATGGCTTAAAGAGCCGAACAGCAGGTCCTTTGACAGCCCTGTCACCACGTGGTAGAATACTGGCATCCAGTGTGTGGAGGAAGTCATAGTCATTTCTCATTTTCTCAGCCACGGCCATGAAGTCCTCAAACTCTCTACCACCAAATGCTGGGAAAACTCCAACCTGAAACATATTTCAAGGCAATCGTAAATTTCAATTTTCATCCTCAGATAGAACGTGCTGCACCTTGCAAAACAGTGGTGGTACTTACAATGACCACACCCTTGTCACCGATCAGATTTGTGGCATCCTCCACCGACTTGATCTCAACAGACGCTGGACCGACCTGCTTCTTCAGGTACTCCACTATGCCATCTGCGTCCCTGGGGCCATTGTACTCTTGCGCATTGTCCCCTTGGTTCCTCAAGATCATGATGGTGGGGAACCCCTGCACATCGTACTTGCTGCTGAGATCCTTATTCGTCTTGTCACTGGCATCAACCTTGGCAAGAACGACTGGTGGGTCATGTTTGCTCAGGATAGACGCGGCCGTCTCGTACTGTAACATGACACGCACAAGTTAGCAAACAACACGAAGTGTCAAGATTCCACTACGATGCTTCACGAGTTCAGAGGATTTGTTGTGGTTCTGAAAGAATTACCTCTGGGGCTAGTTGCTTGCAGTGGCCACACCTGCAGGTTACAGAGATGAAGAGAGTAGGGTCAAATTTGCCggtacaaatttgaaaccaACGAAAATTATGCAACCGAAATAGTAAGAATGCCGGAAACTACTACACGCTTAGCTTTAAGCTGAGCATCCAGGCTTTTCTCAAGCATTtccgacgcggcggaggcgacgagGCGAGCGAGAGAGGCAAGGACTAGTACCAGGGGGCGTAGAACTCGACGACGATGAACTggtgcgccgccaccacctccgagAAGTTGCCGGCGTCCAGCGTCagcaccgcctcctcctccgcgcgggCTGTCGACGACgacagaagcagcagcagcgccacgaGGAAGGCGAAGGGGATTCTCGAGCAGGTCGCCATGGCTGCGACTGTTTTGGGGGCACGCGCAAACCCGATCGAGCCCTGCGGTCGCCTCAAGGCCGACGACTACGAGGAGCCGGGCATTTAATGAGGGGCCGGACGACCCGAAGCGCGGGCTCGCGGCGCTCGTGCCGGCGAGTGGAGCTGCAGCCTGCGGGAAGGATCCGGTGCGGGCGCAAGCTATACACACAGCATTCCTATTTTTTGCAATTATAATATTATTAACCGATATAAATTTTAATACAATCTTTTTTTTCATCCAGCGTTCCTGTTATATCGGCATCTCTTTTTGTTCTTCGGTGGTCATCCAGCGGTGATATTGTTTTTTAGATTACACGGTACAACTCAGACGCTCACAATGCACGTACACTAACATCCTTATAAACACATATACGCAAATTTTACCCTATgaacatcttcgaagactgagccggtaAATTTTCGAGATTGAAGAAATCACCCCAGACGCCTCGCTGTAGATGgtaacgtcgcctaccactgaatgcacaacatCGTTAAATTCCAAAATATTCGCTCGCCTACTACTGAATGCACAACATCGTTAAATTCCAAAATATTCGCTGCAGTATTAGTAGTCATATCGTGTcgatcttttcaaaaaaaaccaATCTTTAGATATCTACTAGGCATGGTTTATACCATGATAAGTATAGATGCTCTTGGACTTCTAATTTGGGCTCATCATATGTTTACTGTTAGCTTAGACGATATTTACTATAGGCTTATTAGACGTTCATACGCGTGCCTACTTCACCGCAGCGGGCTCCCCGGACGGTAGTGTCCATGACTCCACGTGGACTCTTGACCTTTTCCATTTTAGAGAAGCTGGCTGTTAAGATTAGATAAACTGACATGTTCGACTGACAACTTAGCTATTCAAACTGTTAGCACTTGCTGAAGAATCTGAGATTGGATCAGGACAAACTAAACAACCAATTTCTATTGGTTTGTCCACAAAGTTAAAACGGAGACAAACAGGACAAGGATTGGTTAGCTAAGGTCTAACGTATTTTTATACTCCCCAAAAATATTCTCCCTAGTGTGACAGAGCAACACTTTTTGTGAGTTACAAAGGCAGGGGTGTAAGATCAACCGTGGAATCAACAGAGAACAGACCTTCATGGCAAAAAGAAACGTTGCTCCAGAGAACAGTCCTTCGTTGGGAATACATTTCTTCCCAGGTGTTTCGCATTCACTCCAGAAGGTGATGACAGCAAGCTACAACACATCAGGCAACTACTAAGGAGCTTCAGAGAACATCTACAGCTGAGCTACATGGGTTCATGCAAGTTCACGGTTCTCTAGCAACCGTAGTTGGTATGCCACACTGACATGTTTCAACCGTAGTGCTACAAAAGTGGGGATGCCACCGCCAGCCTCATTGCATCCTGCTTGTCTGTTGCACGAACTCATCATCTTTCATGTACTTCTCCTGCACTGCTGCTGTTGTATCCACACgtcaaggaaaaagaaaggaatTCACAAGCATATCAACATGGACATACAGATAATTATCCACTGGAGCGTTTCTTTTTGGGGTAAGGTTCTTCAAAAccacactttttttttcttcctcgaTTGGATCGTGGGTGGTTAGTTATTCTAAGATACATGTAACACAGGAGTACTAATGGAAGCAAATACGACAAACCAGATTTCACAAAAACAATACA is drawn from Panicum virgatum strain AP13 chromosome 1N, P.virgatum_v5, whole genome shotgun sequence and contains these coding sequences:
- the LOC120656056 gene encoding protein disulfide isomerase-like 1-3, with the protein product MATCSRIPFAFLVALLLLLSSSTARAEEEAVLTLDAGNFSEVVAAHQFIVVEFYAPWCGHCKQLAPEYETAASILSKHDPPVVLAKVDASDKTNKDLSSKYDVQGFPTIMILRNQGDNAQEYNGPRDADGIVEYLKKQVGPASVEIKSVEDATNLIGDKGVVIVGVFPAFGGREFEDFMAVAEKMRNDYDFLHTLDASILPRGDRAVKGPAVRLFKPFDELFVDSQDFDKDALQKFIEVSGFPTVVTYDTHPTNHKYLLKYFENDGTKAMLFLSFDDDRIEAFKSQFYEAAKQYGEKNISFLIGDVTDAQGALQYFGLKESEVPLLFIQVSTTKYIKPTVEPDQILPWLKEYTDGTLLPHVKSDPIPVVNDQPVKVVVADSIDDVVFNSGKNVLLEFYAPWCGHCQKLAPTLDEVAVLLQNDEDVIIAKMDATTNDIPPDFAVDGYPTMYFYSSAGNLLPYEGGRTAEEIIDFIKKNKGSKPGEAAVDDVAAENDVMEEQEPEPESVKDEL